The Nitrososphaerales archaeon genomic interval ACATTGACCCTGCTGAGATTGGGAAGAACAAGCAGGTAGATGTTCCTGTAGTAGGAGATGTTAGAGCTTCATTGCGTGCACTTGTGAAAATGCTTACCAAACGTGTAGCAAAGAAGGGAGGTGATTGTCCATGGCTTAAACATATCAACGAGGTCAGAGAGTCTATGAAGAGTGTATACAAGGATCATCCGAGGGAGATAACGGCCAAGAAATCGCTCAAGAAGTTAAGGGAGTTATTGCCTTCAGAGGCTATAGTTACAACGGAAGTAGGCCAGTGTCAAATGTGGACATCGCTCTTCTTTGACATCATACAGCCTGGCACTTTCTTTAGTTCCACAGGTTTGGGTACAATGGGCTTTGGCTTTCCCGCCTCTATAGGAGCCAAGGCAGCAAAGCCTGAGGTTCCTGTTGTAGATATTGCTGGAGATGGCAGTTTTAACATGACGGAGAACTCTCTTGCCGTTACGGTTAACGACAACCTCCCAGTAATAGTATTCCTGATGAATAACCAATCATTGGGAATGGTGGCTCAGTGGCAACGACTTTTCTATAATAGACGCTACATCGGAATTGATCTTAAAGGAGGACCAGACTTTGTCAAGATAGCCGAAGCGTATAGTGCGCAAGGAATAAGGGCTCAATCCATGGATGAGCTTGACAAAGCTATACGTACGGCACTTAAGAGCGACGTTGCAACTGTAATAGACATACCTATAGATCCAGAAGAGGATGTATTCCCATTCGTAGCACCAGGAACAGGGCTGAAGGATATGATAACAGCAGCATAGGTGAAAAGAATGGCATGGAACATTATCTCTGCACTTGTTGAAAACAAGCCGGGAGTGCTCTTTAGAGTGTCGAATATGTTCAGAGCTAGGAATTTCAACATAGAAAGTCTTTCAGTGGGGCCAACTGAACAGTCAGATCTATCAAGAATCACTGTTACCGTGGATAGTGATGAGCATGTCACGGAGCAGATGGTAAAGCAATTACGCAAGTTAATTGATGTTGTTGATGTCACACGTTTACAGGTTAGTGATACGGTATATAGGGAACTTGCGTTAATAAAACTAAAGGCCGTGGATCCCAGTTCAAGGATGGAGATAATTAATCTTGCAAATGTCTTCAGAGGGAAGATAGTAGATGTTAGTAAATCCACAATAATGGTAGAGATAACTGGTACACCGGACAAAATTGATGCCTTCAAGAGTTTGGTGGAACATTATGGTGTGATACAGCTTGCTAGAACAGGCGTTTCTGCACTTCCAAGGGGTGTTCTCTATGAGTGAGGAGTATGTTAGAATCTATGATACAACGTTGAGGGATGGAGAACAGACGCCTGGAGTTACGCTTACGCCGCAGAACAAGGTAAAGATAGCCATGCAACTGGACAGACTAGGTGTTGATGTAATCGAGGCAGGATTTCCTATTGTGTCACAGGGCGAAATGGAAGCTGTTAAGGAAATAGCAAGACAGAACCTTTCATGTGAAGTCTCTGGTCTTGCCAGGGCAGAAAAGAAGGACATTGACGCTGTAATTAAATGTGACCTGAAATATGTTCATACCTTCATAGCCACTTCAGATATACATCTTAAGTACAAATTGAAGAAAAGTAGAGAGGAGGCGCTCCAAAAGGCAATAGAATCTGTAGAATATGCGAAAGCCCACGGTCTGATATGCGAGTTTTCTGCAGAAGATGCGACTAGGACTGACAGAGAGTTTCTGAAGCAGGTGTATAGGGCGGTCGTTGATGCGGGTAGTGATAGAATAGACGTTCCAGACACAGTCGGGTATTCTAATCCAAGGTACATAGATACACTGATAAGGGATCTTAAAAGTATTGTAGGGGTTCCTATAAGTATACACTGTCACGATGATTTTGGTCTTGCGGTAGCCAATTCTATTGCAGCTGTTGATGCTGGTGCCTCATGTGCCCATGTGACCATAAACGGTCTTGGGGAAAGGGCTGGTAACGCATCGCTGGAGGAGTTTGTTATGGCATTGCACTGCCTTTATGGTAAGAAGACCAGAATAAAGACCGAATTGCTTTATGAGACATCAAGATTAGTGGCAAGCTTGACAGGAATAGTTGTGCAACCTAACAAGGCCATCGTTGGAGAGAACGCTTTTGGTCACGAATCCGGGATCCATACGCATGGCGTGCTTTCCAATCCCTTAACATATGAGCCTATAAACCCTGAAATGGTCGGAAGGAAGAGATGGCTGGAAGCTGGGAAACATGCAGGAATTCATGGAGTTTCAGCTATGCTTGAAGAGTATGGGCTAAAACCTTCGCAGGAGCAGCTTAAAGACATCGTGGTAAAGGTTAAAGACCTCGGAGATAAGGGCAAGCATATCACTGACGCAGACCTTCTTGCCATTGCATCGCAGGTAATGCGTCAGGAAGGGCTTGAGCAGAAGATAAAGTTGAATGACTTTGTTGTGACCACTGGAATGAATGTTGTTCCAACAGCCTCTGTGCGTTTAACTGTGGAGGGAAGGGAATTTGTTGCAGCAGATACTGGATTGGGTCCGGTCGACGCTGCACTGAAAGCAATACAGAAGATTACCGATGAACTTGCAAATATAAAGTTAAGAGAATTTAGGTTGGAAGCAATAACTGGAGGATCCGACGCACTTGCAGAAGTTAGTATAAAGGTGGAGGACAACGATGGTCATGTAGCATCCGCAAGAGCAGCTGGTGAAGATATTGTTATTGCTAGTGTTCAAGCTATGATCAATGGTTTGAACAGGATCATGTTAAAAAGAACAATGGACACAGACAAAGAACTAAGGAAGTACACGGTTTAACATGTATAGATTGGCACTTATTCCTGGAGATGGCATAGGGCCAGAAATAGCCAGAGCAGCCAGATCTGTTATAGAGTTAATTCATGATAGGTTTGATGTCAAGTTTGAAATAACAGAAGTGGAGGCAGGAGACACTTCAGTAAAGAAGGGCGATAAAGCACTCCCAGATCATAGTTTTAGAACTATAAAAAATTCTGATGTATGCGTGAAGGCGCCTATAGGTGAAAGTGCTGCAGATGTCATAGTATACTTAAGAAGAGTTTTTGATCTTTATGCAAACATCAGACCTGCCAAGAACTACCCAAACATACAGTCATTAAGGAATAATGTAGACATGGTTATAGTCAGGGAAAATACCGAGGATGTTTATGCGGGCTTGGAATATGATCTTGAAAATGCCAGCATAGCCATACGTTTAACAACAAAGAAGGCGTCTAATAGAATTGCTGAACATGCATTCAAGCTAGCAGTGTTCAGAAATTTAAAGAAGTGTGTTACAGCTGTTCATAAAGCTAACCTACTTAGAAAGACAGATGGCTTATTTGCAAGTGCCTGTAGAGAAGTAGCCAAAAAATATCATGGCGTAAAATTCGATGAAATGTACGTAGATGCCTGTGCAATGAATCTTATCAGAAACCCTGAGAACTTTGATGTTATTGTAACCACAAACCTTTTTGGTGATATTTTATCAGATGAGGCGGCTCAGATTGTTGGAAGTTTGGGCATTGCACCTGCGGCCAACATAGGCGATAATTTTGCAATATTTGAACCTGTACATGGTTCTGCTCCAGACATAGCTGGCAAGGGAATTGCAAATCCACTGTCCATGATCTTATCTGCAAGGATGATGCTGGAATGGTTAGCCATGAGAAATGCCGATAACAAATGTATTATAGCAGCAAAAAGGATAGAGGATGCTGTTACAAATGTACTAGCAAAAGGAGTAAAGACACCTGACATTGGTGGTAGTAACAGAACAGAGGATGTTACCAATGCCCTCCTGGCAGAACTCAAATCTACCTAGGCGGTCGTTTCTGCCATACCCTTAGCATAATTATGAAAGGTATTGCCAACACTATCGTTGCTATCAAAACTGGTAAGATAGCGCTAAAATCCATATTGAACCCTAGAGCAATTAGGAAAGGATAAGGATAAACAGTGTAGATCCATAT includes:
- the ilvN gene encoding acetolactate synthase small subunit, which encodes MAWNIISALVENKPGVLFRVSNMFRARNFNIESLSVGPTEQSDLSRITVTVDSDEHVTEQMVKQLRKLIDVVDVTRLQVSDTVYRELALIKLKAVDPSSRMEIINLANVFRGKIVDVSKSTIMVEITGTPDKIDAFKSLVEHYGVIQLARTGVSALPRGVLYE
- a CDS encoding 2-isopropylmalate synthase encodes the protein MSEEYVRIYDTTLRDGEQTPGVTLTPQNKVKIAMQLDRLGVDVIEAGFPIVSQGEMEAVKEIARQNLSCEVSGLARAEKKDIDAVIKCDLKYVHTFIATSDIHLKYKLKKSREEALQKAIESVEYAKAHGLICEFSAEDATRTDREFLKQVYRAVVDAGSDRIDVPDTVGYSNPRYIDTLIRDLKSIVGVPISIHCHDDFGLAVANSIAAVDAGASCAHVTINGLGERAGNASLEEFVMALHCLYGKKTRIKTELLYETSRLVASLTGIVVQPNKAIVGENAFGHESGIHTHGVLSNPLTYEPINPEMVGRKRWLEAGKHAGIHGVSAMLEEYGLKPSQEQLKDIVVKVKDLGDKGKHITDADLLAIASQVMRQEGLEQKIKLNDFVVTTGMNVVPTASVRLTVEGREFVAADTGLGPVDAALKAIQKITDELANIKLREFRLEAITGGSDALAEVSIKVEDNDGHVASARAAGEDIVIASVQAMINGLNRIMLKRTMDTDKELRKYTV
- a CDS encoding isocitrate/isopropylmalate dehydrogenase family protein, with amino-acid sequence MYRLALIPGDGIGPEIARAARSVIELIHDRFDVKFEITEVEAGDTSVKKGDKALPDHSFRTIKNSDVCVKAPIGESAADVIVYLRRVFDLYANIRPAKNYPNIQSLRNNVDMVIVRENTEDVYAGLEYDLENASIAIRLTTKKASNRIAEHAFKLAVFRNLKKCVTAVHKANLLRKTDGLFASACREVAKKYHGVKFDEMYVDACAMNLIRNPENFDVIVTTNLFGDILSDEAAQIVGSLGIAPAANIGDNFAIFEPVHGSAPDIAGKGIANPLSMILSARMMLEWLAMRNADNKCIIAAKRIEDAVTNVLAKGVKTPDIGGSNRTEDVTNALLAELKST